A genomic region of Tamandua tetradactyla isolate mTamTet1 chromosome 2, mTamTet1.pri, whole genome shotgun sequence contains the following coding sequences:
- the KLHDC7A gene encoding kelch domain-containing protein 7A gives MLPGGAEAQTWHLDMQLAGQVVLSAAALLLVTAAYRLYRSKLAQAPRRAAGTKGGAEEEGEGSGQPALQRGSPRSLPRGLRRQRVSQEAGAPLGCPWENPGGFPVLAMGATTRDGEPRRKGAGEERDGQCPDSPRCGGQGAGMAVGDKPDLSRCPQSGSEPTWSPAGLTAVNGSCGGAAPAPWRDGRPPEQPGPGELGSPHQHWTAHSEGSSGMCQSWVFSQVTGVSRGEARALQAASDMGLALHKQEGTANTSYTFSSMARVRVEENFIREKVEGTRPRLKGKVYDYYVESISQAISRGRLVPRMAALAGAPTPEPLTDSSGPGAASGGRADDTEGAAEPAASCQPVPPGSTQGLGRKDSLLQIAENPELQLRLDGFRAPAAPGPDQGVLPASPGSLTCPQASSAGSRGEPHVQLMAGANFFHLPLSPGSASDVHLDLGNCYKVLTLAKKQNLEALKQAAYKVMSDNYLQVLRSPDIYGGLSGAERELILQQRLGGRQHLVVADICPQADSGRLCCYDDEQDVWLPLAGLPPEAVSRGCAICSLFNYLFVVSGCQGPGRRPSNRVFCYNPLTGIWSEVCPLRQARPHCRLVALDGHLYAIGGACLNTVERYDPRLDLWVPAPPLPNDAFALAHTAAACAGEIFVTGGTLRYLLLRFSAREQRWRAGPSGGGRDRTAEMVAAGGFLYRFDLNRSLGISVHRCGASTRLWYECATFRTPYPAAFQCAAVGDLIYCVGRQRTLCFLADHVSPRFVPKELQSFPSPQGTLLPTVLTLPAPHVPQTRV, from the coding sequence ATGCTCCCGGGAGGAGCGGAGGCCCAGACCTGGCACTTAGACATGCAACTGGCTGGCCAGGTGGTGCTGTCCGCTGCCGCCCTGCTCCTGGTAACGGCGGCCTACAGGCTGTACCGGTCAAAGCTTGCCCAGGCCCCACGGAGGGCTGCCGGCACCAAGGGAGGAGCCGAAGAGGAAGGTGAGGGCTCGGGACAGCCTGCCCTCCAGCGgggctctcccaggtcacttcCAAGGGGTCTGAGACGCCAGAGGGTCAGCCAGGAGGCCGGAGCACCACTGGGCTGCCCCTGGGAGAATCCAGGAGGCTTCCCCGTCCTGGCAATGGGAGCCACGACCAGAGATGgggaacccaggagaaaaggagcAGGTGAGGAGCGCGACGGGCAGTGCCCGGACTCCCCTCGCTGCGGTGGCCAGGGAGCCGGGATGGCAGTTGGTGATAAGCCCGACCTTTCCCGCTGCCCCCAATCGGGCAGTGAACCCACGTGGTCCCCAGCGGGACTTACCGCAGTCAACGGCAGCTGTGGGGGCGCCGCGCCTGCCCCATGGCGGGATGGCAGACCCCCCGAGCAGCCGGGGCCTGGGGAGCTGGGCTCCCCACACCAGCACTGGACGGCCCACTCGGAAGGCAGCAGTGGCATGTGCCAGAGCTGGGTCTTCTCCCAGGTGACGGGGGTCAGCAGAGGAGAGGCCAGGGCCCTCCAGGCCGCCTCGGACATGGGCCTGGCCCTGCACAAGCAGGAGGGAACTGCCAATACCTCCTACACTTTCTCGTCCATGGCCCGGGTTCGAGTGGAGGAGAATTTCATACGGGAGAAAGTAGAGGGGACCAGGCCGAGGCTGAAGGGCAAGGTGTATGACTACTATGTTGAGTCCATCTCTCAGGCCATCTCCAGGGGCAGGCTGGTCCCCAGGATGGCAGCCCTGGCTGGGGCTCCCACCCCTGAGCCACTGACAGACTCCTCGGGACCAGGGGCAGCCTCCGGGGGCCGTGCTGATGACACAGAAGGTGCAGCCGAACCAGCCGCCTCCTGCCAGCCTGTGCCGCCCGGCTCCACGCAGGGCCTGGGCAGGAAGGACAGCCTCCTCCAGATTGCAGAGAACCCAGAGCTGCAGCTTCGGCTGGATGGCTTTAGGGCCCCAGCTGCACCCGGCCCCGACCAGGGAGTCCTGCCTGCCAGCCCCGGGTCCCTGACTTGTCCCCAGGCTAGCTCTGCCGGAAGCAGAGGGGAGCCCCACGTGCAGCTCATGGCAGGCGCCAATTTCTTCCACCTCCCGCTCAGTCCCGGCTCAGCCTCAGACGTCCACCTGGATCTGGGCAATTGCTACAAGGTGCTGACCTTGGCCAAGAAGCAGAACCTGGAGGCCCTGAAGCAGGCAGCCTACAAGGTGATGAGCGACAACTACCTCCAGGTCCTGCGCAGCCCCGACATCTACGGCGGCCTGAGCGGGGCGGAGCGGGAGCTCATCCTGCAACAGAGGCTCGGCGGCCGCCAGCACCTGGTGGTGGCTGACATCTGCCCGCAGGCGGACTCGGGCCGCCTCTGCTGCTACGACGACGAGCAGGACGTCTGGCTCCCGCTGGCCGGTCTGCCCCCCGAGGCGGTGTCCCGGGGCTGTGCCATCTGCAGCCTCTTCAATTACCTCTTCGTGGTGTCCGGATGCCAGGGCCCCGGGCGCCGGCCCTCCAACCGCGTCTTCTGCTACAACCCGCTGACGGGGATCTGGAGCGAGGTGTGCCCGCTGCGCCAGGCCCGGCCCCACTGCCGGCTGGTGGCGCTGGACGGGCACCTGTACGCCATCGGGGGCGCGTGTCTGAACACGGTCGAGCGCTACGACCCCCGCCTGGACCTCTGGGTCCCCGCGCCGCCGCTCCCCAACGACGCGTTTGCCCTGGCGCACACGGCCGCGGCCTGCGCGGGAGAGATCTTCGTCACGGGGGGCACGCTGCGCTACCTGCTGCTCCGCTTCTCCGCCCGGGAGCAGCGCTGGCGGGCCGGCCCCTCTGGCGGGGGCAGGGACCGCACGGCCGAGATGGTGGCGGCCGGCGGCTTCCTCTACCGCTTCGACCTCAACCGCAGCCTGGGCATCAGCGTGCACCGCTGCGGCGCCAGCACCCGGCTGTGGTACGAGTGCGCCACGTTCCGGACGCCTTACCCGGCCGCCTTCCAGTGTGCCGCGGTGGGCGACCTCATCTACTGCGTGGGGCGCCAGCGCACCCTCTGCTTCCTGGCCGACCACGTCTCGCCCAGGTTTGTGCCCAAGGAGCTGCAGAGCTTCCCCTCCCCACAGGGCACCCTCCTGCCCACCGTCCTCACCTTGCCCGCCCCCCACGTGCCGCAGACCAGGGTCTAG